A window of the Gordonia humi genome harbors these coding sequences:
- a CDS encoding sulfate ABC transporter substrate-binding protein, translating into MKSEQTHRRARRPRRIFGAVAVATALAVAVSACGGGSTDEPGGIDISSGSRHVNLAAYATPKPGFDKIIPAFRETPEGRDIGFSQSYGASGDQSRKVARGMPVDVVNFSVAPDVTRLVKAGVVDDDWEDQHPHKSVPFGSVVALVVRQGNPKNIHTWADLLKPGVEVVSPNPGSSGSAKWNLLAPYAATSDGGENPQAGLDYVRELVRDHIKVQPKSGREATTTFQQGQGDVLISYENEAIMLARRNGEAPKSQRVDYIVPADTFRIDNPVAVVNTGDDRAAARTFVDYLFSPPAQRLWAAAGFRPTDPGVMAETRADFPGDIRRLTTIEDLGGWKTVDKELFGESGAITAIYDEESGS; encoded by the coding sequence GTGAAATCGGAACAGACCCATCGACGCGCTCGGCGTCCGCGCCGGATCTTCGGCGCCGTCGCCGTCGCCACGGCCCTCGCCGTGGCGGTCAGCGCGTGCGGAGGCGGTTCGACGGACGAACCCGGAGGCATCGACATCTCGTCGGGCAGCAGGCATGTGAACCTCGCCGCGTACGCGACGCCGAAGCCCGGCTTCGACAAGATCATCCCCGCCTTCCGGGAGACGCCGGAAGGCCGCGACATCGGGTTCTCCCAGTCGTACGGCGCCTCGGGCGACCAGTCGCGCAAAGTGGCGCGCGGCATGCCGGTCGACGTCGTCAACTTCTCCGTCGCTCCCGATGTGACTCGCCTGGTGAAGGCCGGTGTCGTCGACGACGACTGGGAAGACCAGCATCCGCACAAGTCGGTGCCGTTCGGATCGGTCGTAGCGCTCGTCGTGCGTCAGGGGAACCCGAAGAACATCCACACGTGGGCCGATCTGCTCAAGCCCGGCGTGGAGGTCGTCTCGCCGAACCCGGGAAGCTCTGGGTCGGCCAAGTGGAACCTCCTGGCCCCGTACGCGGCGACGAGCGACGGCGGTGAGAACCCGCAGGCCGGTCTGGACTACGTCCGCGAGCTGGTGCGCGACCACATCAAGGTGCAGCCGAAGTCGGGTCGCGAGGCCACCACGACGTTCCAGCAGGGACAGGGCGACGTCTTGATCAGCTACGAGAACGAGGCGATCATGCTGGCCCGACGCAACGGCGAGGCACCCAAGTCGCAGCGCGTGGACTACATCGTTCCCGCGGACACGTTCCGCATCGACAATCCGGTCGCCGTCGTCAACACGGGCGACGATCGTGCGGCGGCCCGGACGTTCGTCGACTACCTGTTCTCTCCGCCCGCTCAGCGGTTGTGGGCGGCGGCTGGTTTCCGCCCGACCGATCCGGGCGTGATGGCCGAGACCCGCGCGGACTTTCCGGGCGACATCCGACGGCTGACCACGATCGAGGACCTCGGCGGGTGGAAGACCGTCGACAAGGAGTTGTTCGGCGAGAGCGGTGCGATCACCGCGATCTACGACGAGGAGTCGGGAAGTTGA
- a CDS encoding M3 family metallopeptidase has product MNPVLASSNLPYGLPDFASISDDDFLPAYDVALAEHLAEVDAIASNTDPASFANTIEALENSGRALARANGIFFNLEGPDSNPQRAQIAQELAVRLTEHGNAIAMNAGLFARIEAVHASREESGLTEPQRRLTEQRYRAAVRAGAALDEAGQAQMREWSSRLATLTTDFGQRLLDDTNASAVLFTDLTDLHGLSDGEIAAARRAATDAGHDGGFLVALELPSSQGSVAKLTNADSRRKVFEASISRCARDNEFDTRATVLEIVELRARRARLLGYTDHAEFVLAEQTAPSPQAAADLLARLGEAAMAAGGRELDRISGGARLEPWDVTFALAADQRSGGDVDIDEFEQYCELESVLRDGVFAAANVLYGLTMTERPDLHGYHPDVRVWEVSRDGAGVGLFLGDFFARPSKRGGAWMNNIVDQSNSLGTSPIIVNVSNLTRPEAGEKCLLNLDQLVTVFHEFGHAIHGLLSDVDYVSQSGTSVPRDFVEFPSQVNEMWALHPEVVAGYARHHRTGEPAPAALLDAVRAATATETAHSTIEYLAASALDLAWHRLGPDEIPADVQAFEERALAEAGLDSDLIPPRYRTTYFNHVFAGGYSAGYYSYIWSEVLDAETEQWFLAGGGLDRDLGRAFADAVLSRGDSVDPVAAHAGMLGRDAQIGPLLARRGLDTTGE; this is encoded by the coding sequence GTGAACCCGGTCCTGGCCTCCTCGAACCTGCCGTACGGGCTGCCCGACTTCGCGTCGATCTCCGACGACGACTTCCTGCCCGCCTACGACGTCGCCCTGGCCGAACACCTCGCCGAGGTGGACGCCATCGCGTCGAACACCGACCCCGCGAGTTTCGCGAACACGATCGAGGCGCTGGAGAACTCCGGTCGGGCGCTGGCCCGCGCCAACGGGATCTTCTTCAATCTCGAAGGGCCCGACAGCAATCCGCAGCGCGCACAGATCGCGCAGGAACTGGCCGTCCGGCTCACCGAGCACGGCAACGCGATCGCGATGAACGCCGGACTCTTCGCACGGATCGAAGCCGTTCACGCCTCCCGCGAGGAGTCCGGGCTCACCGAGCCGCAGCGACGTCTCACCGAGCAGCGATATCGGGCCGCGGTCCGCGCCGGCGCCGCCCTCGACGAAGCCGGGCAGGCGCAGATGCGGGAGTGGTCGTCACGGTTGGCGACCCTGACGACCGACTTCGGTCAGCGGCTCCTCGACGACACCAACGCCTCGGCGGTCCTCTTCACCGACCTCACCGACCTGCACGGGCTGTCCGACGGCGAGATCGCCGCGGCCCGACGCGCGGCGACCGACGCCGGGCACGACGGAGGCTTCCTGGTCGCCCTCGAGCTGCCGAGCAGTCAGGGGAGCGTCGCCAAGCTGACGAACGCCGACTCGCGCCGCAAGGTCTTCGAGGCGTCGATCTCCCGGTGCGCCCGCGACAACGAGTTCGACACCCGGGCGACGGTCCTCGAGATCGTCGAGCTGCGTGCGCGCCGAGCACGTCTGCTCGGCTACACCGATCACGCCGAGTTCGTGCTCGCCGAGCAGACCGCACCGAGCCCGCAGGCCGCGGCCGACCTGCTGGCCCGCCTCGGTGAGGCCGCGATGGCGGCCGGCGGACGCGAACTCGATCGCATCTCCGGCGGCGCGCGACTCGAACCGTGGGACGTGACCTTCGCCCTCGCCGCGGATCAGCGTTCCGGCGGCGACGTCGACATCGACGAGTTCGAGCAGTACTGCGAGCTGGAATCGGTGCTGCGCGACGGTGTGTTCGCCGCGGCGAACGTCCTGTACGGGTTGACCATGACCGAGCGCCCCGATCTGCATGGATACCATCCCGACGTGCGGGTCTGGGAGGTGTCCCGCGACGGCGCGGGCGTCGGTCTGTTCCTCGGCGACTTCTTCGCCCGCCCGTCCAAGCGGGGCGGGGCGTGGATGAACAACATCGTCGACCAGTCGAACAGCCTCGGCACGTCGCCGATCATCGTCAACGTGTCGAATCTGACCAGACCCGAGGCAGGCGAGAAGTGCCTGCTGAACCTCGACCAGCTGGTCACCGTGTTCCACGAGTTCGGGCACGCGATCCACGGACTGCTCTCCGACGTCGACTACGTATCGCAGTCGGGTACGTCGGTTCCGCGCGACTTCGTGGAGTTCCCGTCGCAGGTCAACGAGATGTGGGCCCTGCATCCGGAGGTCGTCGCCGGATACGCCCGGCATCATCGGACCGGCGAGCCGGCTCCCGCCGCCCTGCTCGACGCGGTGCGTGCGGCGACGGCCACCGAGACCGCGCACTCGACGATCGAATACCTGGCGGCGTCGGCTCTCGACCTCGCCTGGCACCGGCTGGGGCCGGACGAGATCCCCGCCGACGTGCAGGCGTTCGAGGAACGGGCACTCGCCGAGGCGGGCCTGGACTCGGACCTCATCCCGCCGCGCTACCGGACCACGTACTTCAACCACGTGTTCGCAGGCGGCTACTCGGCCGGCTACTACTCGTACATCTGGTCGGAGGTCCTCGACGCGGAGACCGAGCAGTGGTTCCTCGCCGGCGGCGGGCTCGACCGCGACCTCGGTCGAGCGTTCGCCGACGCCGTGCTCTCCCGCGGCGACAGCGTCGATCCGGTGGCCGCCCACGCCGGCATGCTCGGCCGTGACGCGCAGATCGGGCCCCTGCTGGCACGGCGCGGGCTCGATACGACCGGCGAGTAA